Proteins encoded in a region of the Rutidosis leptorrhynchoides isolate AG116_Rl617_1_P2 chromosome 9, CSIRO_AGI_Rlap_v1, whole genome shotgun sequence genome:
- the LOC139868544 gene encoding uncharacterized protein, producing MPNVSQSELQSTLPLSHITNETEPSSKDRRSRYKLSTPDVDPFKLPSALTNQSTLRGLCSTSNNQYLRKCRGRPVSYSFTDDEIMPLNLSHSLNNSDDLNSIESNNFKGMCGGNFTFYIVEVPNLIPPPQYLLDLYKGDSSKSKNFVENIRCYNMMFSFTSIGGKIDHKINSGRGPYVYRISRTANSCSNSYSIEFSTLNELKGLLDATNPLVQKFRMARNRFALNEEEPIRIKLIGSSDKDGRTHNLITANEVAAIVVGDIDGTADQRDIILETRSRKLKRIKDGYGTDVYHRGVDAETDFGHIKLTLREFFAYRLQARVGETYLILLSKKLLQQFIVDAYTMVENTRLNYILNNQKILRVSPCSDLYDAQESGHQEASNIGNRVILPSSFTGGARPDISTRVFKIKLDSLMRKFRVEKIFGKVVADHVPGPDDVDNFITAELPDKNVDPDLYSIVSEFMIHGPCGPNHKHSPCMTKKGQCSKHFPKDFHSETHFDGDGYPRYKIRDDGNFVVKGTTNLDNRYVVPYNKQLLKQYQAHINVEWCNQIESIKYLFKYINKGPDRITISIQDSNAKKSHARDSNSKDEIATYYSCRYLSSCEASWRLFNFDIVHRTPAVYRLQFHLPNHEPIYYDNDEVVENVLLKPSVGTS from the exons ATGCCTAATGTCAGTCAGTCAGAATTACAGAGTACTTTACCGTTGTCGCATATAACAAATG AAACTGAACCTTCAAGTAAAGACAGGAGATCCAGATATAAATTAAGCACACCTGATGTTGATCCTTTTAAACTTCCTTCTGCACTCACCAACCAGTCTACGTTACGGG GTTTGTGTTCTACATCTAATAACCAATATTTGAGGAAATGTAGAGGCCGACCTGTGAGTTATTCATTTACTGATGATGAGATTATGCCTCTTAATTTGTCACATTCTCTAAACAACTCAGACGATTTGAACAGTATAGAGAGTAACAACTTCAAAGGGATGTGTGGCGGTAATTTTACTTTTTATATT GTTGAAGTTCCCAACTTGATACCTCCACCTCAATATCTACTGGATTTATATAAAGGCGACTCATCAAAAAGTAAAAACTTTGTTGAAAATATTCGGTGCTACAATATGATGTTTAGCTTCACCTCTATTGGAGGGAAGATTGATCATAAGATCAACTCCGGTCGTGGACCTTATGTTTATCGAAT TTCTCGAACCGCTAATAGTTGTTCGAATTCATATTCAATTGAATTTAGTACACTCAATGAACTAAAAGGATTACTTGATGCTACAAACCCTCTGGTACAAAAATTCCGCATGGCCAGAAATAGGTTTGCTCTTAATGAAGAAGAACCTATTAGAATAAAACTCATTGGGAGTTCAGATAAGGATGGTAGAACCCACAATTTGATAACAGCTAATGAAGTCGCGGCTATTGTAGTCGGTGATATAGATGGTACAGCAGACCAGAGAGACATCATTCTTGAAACACGTTCTCGCAAGTTGAAACGAATCA AGGATGGGTACGGGACTGATGTGTATCATCGAGGAGTTGATGCAGAAACCGATTTCGGTCATATTAAGTTAACACTTAGAGAGTTTTTTGCATACCGATTACAAGCCCGGGTGGGAGAAACGTACCTGATTTTGTTGTCAAAAAAGTTGTTGCAACAGTTTATTGTTGATGCTTACACTATGGTCGAGAACACACGGTTGAACTACATCCTAAATAACCAAAAGATTTTACGCGTATCTCCGTGTTCAGATTTGTACGATGCACAGGAGTCTGGTCACCAAGAAGCTTCTAACATTGGTAATAGGGTGATATTACCGTCCAGTTTCACTGGTGGTGCAag GCCAGACATCAGCACACGTGTTTTTAAAATCAAGCTAGATTCTCTTATGCGTAAGTTCAGGGTTGAAAAAATATTTGGTAAAGTTGTGGCAG ATCATGTTCCAGGACCTGACGATGTTGACAACTTTATTACTGCAGAATTACCGGACAAAAATGTTGACCCTGATTTATATTCAATTGTATCGGAGTTCATGATTCATGGTCCGTGTGGACCAAACCATAAACACAGTCCGTGTATGACAAAGAAGGGACAATGTTCGAAGCATTTTCCGAAGGATTTTCATTCCGAAACTCATTTTGATGGTGACGGTTATCCTCGATATAAAATACGTGATGATGGTAATTTTGTTGTGAAAGGAACCACTAACCTCGACAACCG GTATGTTGTACCTTACAACAAGCAACTACTGAAACAATATCAAGCACATATCAATGTTGAGTGGTGCAACCAGATTGAATCAATAAAATATCTATTTAAGTACATTAATAAGGGTCCTGATAGGATTACAATTTCAATACAAGATTCTAATGCTAAAAAATCACATGCGAGAGATTCTAACAGTAAAGATGAGATTGCAACTTATTATAGTTGTCGTTACTTATCTTCATGTGAGGCATCTTGGCGTTTGTTCAATTTTGATATTGTTCACAGAACACCTGCAGTTTATAGGCTCCAGTTTCATTTGCCGAATCATGAACCAATATATTACGACAACGATGAAGTTGTCGAGAATGTCCTTTTAAAGCCAAGTGTTGGTACATCGTAG